The stretch of DNA CTGCATACTCCGAAATTTTGGCTTGGGAACGATGTAAGTTTTTAAGACTTTTTTACTGCTTTTGCTTTTAAAGACTTTATCtaactcttttttatttaactctgacatatttaattttcatgttttagCATTTGGATGCGGCATTCCATTTGATGAGGAGGCGGCAACACTTTTATCCCGAGTCCTACCCGAATAGATGTGTCATAATGCCGTGTATTTTCCCAGCAGGAGTTATTGCTCGGTGGGAAGCTGCGGGTGATGACCAGGCTAACTATCAGTGGGACGATAGCATATTAGATTTGATTCGAGGGGATGAAAGTCAATTCTTGGCCAGTTGGAAGAACAAGGAGAGAATATGTATGGCCCTCTACTTCGATGGAGCAAAGCATTGGGTGGCATTAGAGATAGATCTGGATCATTGGTTGTTGAACATATTTGACTCCAGCCTCGGATCGATTTCCCCGAACGAATTGAACCGTCACCTGGCAATGTGGGAAAAATTACTACCAAATTTGCTGCTGCAGGCTGGCCTATTCGAGAGTCATGACATGATCCTCTTGCCTCAACTTACCGCCTCAGAGAGCCAGGTCAGAAATTTCACTTCAAAAGTCATGGATCGGGCCGTTGTTCCACAGACAAAGACAAGGTAACTTAATtacaattgatttttttgttatttaacttgaatttaatttgcatacttttattcatttactttttattgtctcATACAGCGGTAACTGCGGGATGTACGTGATAGAGCACATCGAGCATAGTATGCTGGAGACTACGTTTGATAATGTGCACGATGAGAATATGAAGAAATTTAGAGAGCGGTGGTGTGTAGATTTGTTTTACCAGAATTTAGCAtgaacaaatattttttttatttgatatttattaagataacaatgtaactggtttttttttattggtatgtttatgttttttcaAGAGTTCATACAAATTTTACGCCTTTCTTTCGtgcaacaaattataataattatgtaaacataaaatatcacaaattctaATGTTTAAAATAGTCCAACATTAATTCAATAACAATACATAATAGTCCAACCCATCACGatacaaataaactaaaataacatttttaaccTCGGTAGTTGCAAGTGCTTCTGTTGTGCCCCTTGGCACCGCACATGCTACAATTTCGCGATTTGATAATCCTTTCACCGTTACAAGCAGTTCGGTTGTTCTTAATTCTTCCAACCTTTTGCTTCTTGGGTCGCCCTACTGGTTGCTTCTCAACAGGCACTCCAACTGTCATGTTCTTGATGTCATCAGGCAattcccaatcatcctcgtcaccaactGGCATAATTGTTCCTTCATATGTCCTCCTCCAATATTCAGTTGTGTAATATGGCGAGCATAGTGTGTACGCGATAATACTTCGCCCTGAGATGCAGCACATGCATGAGGACAAGGAAACTTCATGCACTGGAACAAGCCGCAAGTGCAAGTATGTTCCTGCAAGTCCACTACGCCACCGGTCATAACTGTTCCTCCAGGGTGAACCTGCAACGTG from Cannabis sativa cultivar Pink pepper isolate KNU-18-1 chromosome 2, ASM2916894v1, whole genome shotgun sequence encodes:
- the LOC133034572 gene encoding uncharacterized protein LOC133034572, with the protein product MMLLQDPGRPAADSQPQPQPQPQPEDDFILPNDYQPDDDDMFCTPEKTNITSIGDTQDSEVQVLETAPEVMENRRKRRRPRWFAEYTEMKKKARATSTLVNADPLRVVDRKLLKTFHNWVLGQIGNNYPRECFTGRYHSSWFLELHTPKFWLGNDHLDAAFHLMRRRQHFYPESYPNRCVIMPCIFPAGVIARWEAAGDDQANYQWDDSILDLIRGDESQFLASWKNKERICMALYFDGAKHWVALEIDLDHWLLNIFDSSLGSISPNELNRHLAMWEKLLPNLLLQAGLFESHDMILLPQLTASESQVRNFTSKVMDRAVVPQTKTSGNCGMYVIEHIEHSMLETTFDNVHDENMKKFRERWCVDLFYQNLA